The genomic interval GGGCTGAGGAGACCTTgtcaccaacgaatgtccactctgggaatcctgtcgctgatagCCAATGAATTGTTTATAGAAGATTTTCGTACACTTTTAAAACAAGattgaatttatctcaggaaacaattgattcagaaattcagttcgccaaaacagcaagcaaaagctattgtaccagaaaaacaatcggttgtttcacagaaacaatcggttgtttataccagcaaacaacaaataaaactgaatttaaagagttagagatgaagagattgtacacagttatttatactggttcactccaaacccagagctacatccagtcttctcagaaaccctgaggaaatccactaagcaaccacaccttgatcacttacacaacaaacaagagaatgaccttgaacacctcaagagaGACACTCTCCTTATCcaacacacctacaccaagattgctgatcttgatcccctcaagaacacacaaccaatcttagcaaacacaaacgaaacttgtttcagagagaatacaaggattacacttgttacagaagataatctgaaatcaatacaagcagaatcctattccacaactttgatcaatcacacactcttagcaatcttagctctttgaaaaacttagAAACTCTTCTCAAAACTTGTCAAAAGATTTATTGCCAAATCTGTtcttctgaatatattcaaagatgtagtttgttatcaaatcttaacaaactcttaaattgcattaaaagattggtcaaagcatttaatgactggagcgtaagcagttaaaacatttaaagctcaatcaaagcaaaaacagtttttctgttatggtccaaaaaaaaacaatcagttgtttcctcgaatcaatcggttgttttggtacttaacagttcaaccattttaaaaacagttttcaatcttattcaaaacacctaagtataaacaatcggttgtttcgacaaaccaatcagttgtttcgacaaaccAATCGGTTATTTTAACTTAGtgtgaaaacattttactttcataaagattgagattcctaatgctttagatttaatcaaagggtggattacaacatataaactaccccataaataagctaaaccagcacagatacaccaagcacaacaaaggcttcaacatccttcaaagggattggattcttcaaagcttgaacaccacttggttcaacattattcccaccaataacactaatggtaccatcagtattattcccaccaataccACCGATGGTACcctcagtattattcccaccaataacaatgATCGTCCCATcactattattcccaccaataacactcatggtaccatcaatattattcccaccaacaacactgatggtaccatcagtattattcccaccaaaaacactgatggtaccatcagttttattcccaccaataacactgatggtaccatcagtattattcccaccaataacactgatggtaccatcagtattattcccaccaataacactcatggtaccatcagtactATTCCCACGAATAACCCTGATGGtatcatcagtattattcccaccaataacactgatggtaccatcatttatattcccaccaataacactgatggtaccatcagtattattcccaccaataacagtCCTGGTACCATCAGTCTTATTCCCActaataacactgatggtaccactAGTATTATTaccaccaataacactaatgGTGCCATCAATATTAATACCACAATTAAAACTGATGGTACAATAACAATGATGGTCctatcagtattattactacgaataacactgatggtaccatcagtattattcacaccaataacactgatggtaccaacaATATTGTTCCCAcgaataacattgatggtatcatcagtattattcccaccaataacactgatggtaccatcagtattattcccactaATAACACTCATGGTACCATCGATGTTATTACTACCAATAAGACagatggtaccattagtatttttgccaccaataacattgatggtaccataagttatattcccaccaataacacaaatggtccatcagtattattcccaccaataacactgatggtaccatgagttatattcccaccaataaaactgatggtaccatcagtattattctcaccaataacattgatggtaccatcagtatgaTTCCCActaataacactgatggtactgTCGGTATTAATcctaccaataacactgatggtaccatcaatattattcccaACAATAAccctgatggtaccatcatttATATTCCTACCAATAACacagatggtaccatcagtattattcccaccaataacactgatggtagcatcagtattattcctaccaataacattgatggtaccatcagtattattcccagcaataacactcatggtaccatcagtattattcccaccaataacactcatggtaccatcagtattattcccaccaataactcTAATGCTACCATAAATATTATTCCCACCAGTAACAGAGATGGTACCATCACTTAtcttcccaccaataacactgatggtaccatcagtattattcccaccaataacaccgATGGTACCATAGGTATTATTCCGACCAATAACACCGTTGGTACCATCAATACAATTCCCACCAATAACTTTGCtggtaccattagtattattcccaccaataacagaGATGGTATAATCAGTTATATTCCCACAAATAACACCGCTAGTAGCATCAGTaatattcccaccaataacattgatggtaccatcagtattattcccaccaataaaaGAGATGGTACCATTAGTTATATTgtcaccaataacactgatggtaccataagtTATATTCCCACGCATAACACAGATgctaccatcagtattattcccaccaataacactgatggtaccataaatattattcccaccaataacactgatgataCCATAAggattattgccaccaataacacttaTGGTACCATAAGTTATATTCCCACTCATAACACAGATgctaccatcagtattattcccaacaataacactgatggtaccataaatattattcccaccaataacactgatgataCCAtaagtattattcccaccaataatactgatggtaccatcagttatattcccaccaataaaacagatggtaccatcagtattattcgcaccaataacactgatggtaccgtCAGTATGAtacccaccaataacactgatggtaccatcagtattattcccaccaataaccctgatggtaccatcatttATATTCCaacaaataacactgatggtaccatcagtattatttccaccaataacactgatggaaccatcagtattattcctaCCAATAAcagtgatggtaccatcagtattattcccaccaataacactcatggtaccatcagtatttttcccaccaataacactcatggtactatcagtattattcccaccaataactctaatggtaccatcaatattattcccaccaGTAACAGAGATGGTACCATCACTTAtcttcccaccaataacactgatggtaccatcagtattattcccaccaataacaccgATGGTACCATaggtattattcccaccaataacaccgTTGGTACCATCAATACAATTCctaccaataacattgatggtaccatcagtattattcccaccaataacagaGATGGTATAATCAGTtatattcccaccaataacaccgCTGGTAGCATCAGTactattcccaccaataacattgatggtccatcagtattattcccactaATAAAAGAGATGGTACAATTAGTtatattgccaccaataacactgatggtaccatctgttatattcccaccaataacacagatggtacaatcagtattatttccaccaataacagtaatggtaccatcagtatgattcccaccaataacatcGATGCTACCATAAggattattgccaccaataacacttaTGGTACCATAAGTTATATTCCCACCCATAACACAGATGCTACCATCATTTATATTCCaacaaataacactgatggtaccatcagtattattcccaccaataagactgatggaaccatcagtattattcccaccaataacactcatggtaccatcagtattattcccaccaataacactcatggtaccatcagtatcaTTCCCACCAATAACTCTAATGGTATCATCAATATTATTCCAACCAGTAACAGAGATGGTACCATCACTTAtcttcccaccaataacactgatggtaccatcagtattattcccaccaataacaccgATGGTACCATaggtattattcccaccaataacaccgTTGGTACCATCAATAcaattcccaccaataacattgatggtaccatcagtattattcccaccaataacagaGATGGTATCATCAGTtatattcccaccaataacaccgCTGGTAGCATCAGTactattcccaccaataacattgatggtaccgtcagtattattcccaccaataaaagagatggtaccattagttatattgccaccaataacactgacgGTACCATCTGTtatattcccaccaataacacagatggtacaatcagtattatttccaccaataacagtaatggtaccatcagtattattcccaccaataacatcGATGCTACCATAAggattattgccaccaataacacttaTGGTACCATAAGTTATATTCCCACCCATAACACAGATgctaccatcagtattattcctgCCAATAACACTGACGGTACCATaaatattattcccaccaataacactgatgataCCAtaagtattattcccaccaataacactgatggtaccatcagttatATTCCCACGAATAAAACAGacggtaccatcagtattattcccaccaataacactgatgctACCGTCAGTCTTATAcccaccaataacattgatggtaccatcagtattattcccaccaataacccTGATGGTACATCATTTATATTCCaacaaataacactgatggtaccatcagtattattcccaccaataacactcatggaaccatcagtattattcctaccaataacattgatggtaccatcataattattcccaccaataacactcatggtaccatcagtattattcccaccaataatactaatggtaccataaatattattcccaccaataacactgatgataCCAtaagtattattcccaccaataacactgatggtaccatcagttatattcccaccaataaaacagatggtaccatcagtattattcccaccaataacactgatgctACCGTCAGTATTATacccaccaataacactaatggtaccatcaatattattcccaccaataaccctgatggtaccatcatttATATTCCAACAAATatcactgatggtaccatcagtattattcccaccaataagaCTGATTgaaccatcagtattattcccaccaataacactcatggtaccatcagtattattcccaccaataacactcatggtaccatatgtattattcccaccaataactcTAATGGTATCATCAATATTATTCCAACCAGTAACAGAGATGGTACCATCACTTAtcttcccaccaataacactgatggtaccatcagtattattcccaccaataacaccgATGGTACCATaggtattattcccaccaataacaccgTTGGTACCATCAATAcaattcccaccaataacattgatggtaccatcagtattattcccaccaataacagaGATGGTATCATCAGTtatattcccaccaataacaccgCTGGTAGCATCAGTactattcccaccaataacattgatggtaccgtcagtattattcccaccaataaaagagatggtaccattagttatattgccaccaataacactgacgGTACCATCAGTtatattcccaccaataacacagatggtacaatcagtattatttccaccaataacagtaatggtaccatcagtattattcccaccaataacatcGATGCTACCATAAAGATTATTTCCACCAATAACACTTATGGTACCATAAGTTATATTCCCACCCATAACAAAGATactaccatcagtattattcccaccaataacactgatggtaccataaatattattcccaccaataaatCTGATGATACCAtaagtattattcccaccaataacactgatggtaccatcagttatattcccaccaataaaacagatggtaccatcagtattattcccaccaataacactgatggtaccgtTAGTATTAtacccaccaataacactggttgtaccatcactattattcccaccaataaccctgatggtaccatcagttaGATTCCaacaaataacactgatggtaccatcagtattattcccaccaataacactgatggaaccatcaatattattcctaccaataacattgatggtaccatcataattattcccaccaataacactcatggtaccatcagtattattcccaccaataacccTGATGGTACCAATAATATTATTCCCACGAGTAATAGAGACGGTACCATCAGTACTATTCCCAcgaataacattgatggtaccatcagtattattcccaccattaacaGAGATCGTACCATCAGTTATATTCCCAAcgataacattgatggtaccatcagtattgttcccaccaataacaccgATGGTACTATCattattattcccaccaataacactgatggtatcaTCATTGTtcttcccaccaataacactcatggttccatcagtattattaccagcaataacattgatggtaccatcagtattaataCCACAATTAAAACTAATGGtacaataacactgatggtactatcaatattattcccaccaataacactcatGGTACTATCAGTaatattcccaccaataacattgattGTACAATCAGTATTATTTTTACCACTAaaactaatggtaccatcagtattctTCCGACCAAtaacactaatggtaccatcgtaattattcccaccaataacagtCATGGTACCATCACTATTATTCCCAACAATAAccctgatggtaccatcaatattattcccaccaataacagaGAAGGTACCATCAGTtatattgccaccaataacactgatggtaccatcagttatattcccaccaataacacagatggtaccatcagtattatttccACCAGTAACAGTAattgtaccatcagtattattcccaccaataaaattgatggtacaatcaggattattgccaccaataacactgatggtagcATAAGTTATATTCCCACCCATAACacagatggtaccatcagtattattcccaccaataacactgatggtaccatcataattattcccaccaataacactcatggtaccatcagtattattcccgcCAATAAccctgatggtaccatcaatattattcctACCAATAACAgagatggtaccatcagttatATTGCCacgaataacactgatggtaccatcagttatattcccaccaataccacagatggtaccatcagtattatttccaccaataacagtaatggtaccatcaatattattctcACCAGTAACAgagatggtaccatcagttatCTTCCCACCAATAAAACTAATGGTACCATGAGTATTATTGCCATCAATAACACTtatggtaccattagtattattcccaccaataacactgatgttTCCATCACTATTCTTcctaccaataacactgatggcaACATCAtaattattcccaccaataacactcatggtaccatcagtattattgccacacATAACACTGATgctaccatcagtattattcccaccaataacactgatggtaccatcaatattatttccACCAATAACATTaatggtaccattagtattaATACAACAATTAAAACTGATTGtacaataacactgatggtaccattagtattaATACCACAATGAAAATTGATGGTACAATAACACTGATGTTACCTTCAGTATTATTACTatgaataacactgatggtaccatcagtattattactaccaataacactgatggaaccatcaatattattactatcattaacaatgatggtaccatcagtattattactaccaataaGACAATtggtaccattagtattatttCCACCAATAACAATGATGGTACGATCAGTAtgattgccaccaataacagtgatggttccatcagtatcattgccaccaataacactgatcgTAGCATCAATAtcattgccaccaataacactgatggtagcATCCGTATTCTATCGACCAATAACATTGATTGTACGATCAATATTATTGCCAATAATAAcaatgatggtaccatcagtactattgccacaaataacactgatggtatgatcaatattattgccaccaataacactgatgttACCATTAGGATTATTggcaccaataacactgatggtaccatcagtattattcccaccaataacactgatggtaccatcagtattatatccaccaataatactgatggtaccatcagtattatccccaccaataacactgatggtaccatcaatagttttgccaccaataacactgatggttccatcagtattattcccaccaataacactaatggtaccatcagtattattcccaccaataacactgatggtagcATCAGTATTATTTCCACCAATAAAACTAATGGTACCATGAGTATTAATACCACAATTAAAACTGATGGTACATGGTAGcttcagtattattactacgaataacactgatggtaccatcagtattattactacctaTAACACTGATGGAactatcagtattattactatcagtattattactatcaATAACAATGATGGTACcgtcagtattattactaccaataaGACAGTTGGTACCGttagtattattgccaccaataacaatgatggtaccatcagtatgattgccaccaataacattgatggtaccatcagtatgattgccaccaataacactgatggttccatcagtattattgccaccaataacactaatggtaccatcagtattatatCCACCAATAGCACTGATTATACGATCAATATTATTGCCACTCGTCGTCCGCTCCCATGGAGTGCGTTCCCGCCGCTCCGTTTGGGGTGCCTAAACGTCCGAGGCGGTTTGCACTCTTGGTGTCCAGGCCCAGAGGATATATCCGCGTCCCTCCTGctgaggtgtctaaacaccatgGTGGCGGGTTCGTTTCTTAAGGAAGCACGCCCTTTCTTTTTAATGTTTCCTTACATCTCAAGAGAAAAAATTCAAGACAATGTATACttaaactgatttttttttacttcggtgacctcattaaaaaacccccgaaagggaaaaagagtgtccccttttaACTGTGTACTACTTAAAGTCTTTGACTAAAGTAAAACTTCAAATTAGTTGCGTTCCAGGTGCGTGGAATGGGGCCTCCCTCCAGAGTTTCAAGACTGTACGACCCGTTCCCCTTaggggacaacttgttctccaactcaTATGGATGAGCCTTGCGCATGACGAGATCCGCCACCTGGAAGTGGCGAGgcctcaccttggagttgtactggcgctccacccttctcttcactgcctcagcctttattctcgcctcttccctgtcCTCGTCCAACAGGTCTAAATTCaccctcctctcctcgttggactcctctgccacaaagttctggaaacgtggtgagctctcgtgaatctccaccgggatcatcgcatctgATCTGTACACGAGGCTGAAAGGCATCTCCATGGTGGAGGTCTGGGGCGTGGTTTGATAAGCCCACACTATCCTTGGTACGAACACCTGTTTGATGCGTACCTCTGCACACAACTTCCTCAGTtgctggcttgcaaactgagtacAGTTATCCGAGACCAGACGCCTCAGCACaccgaaacgacacacaatgtttttccaaacaaagtgttgtaccttttgtgcagtgatctgtgccactggttctgcttctatccactttgtgaagtactcgatggctactatcaagtacttcatctgccttatcgccaatggaAATGGCCCCAGAATGTAAATTCCCCAAatatggaaaggccatgggctgtaaattgacctcagttcttctggcggcgccttgtgccaatcggcgtgttgttggcactgcttgcaccgcTGGGCGTACCCTTAGCAATCTTGCCTTACGGTTGGCCAATAGAAGCCTGCACGTACCACCTTGGATGCTAACGATCTCCCCCCCACGTGGCTTCCACAAATTCTTTCGTGGAGTTCAGCCATTATCAATGTGCACTCATCTCCACTTACACACGTCAAAattgggtgtgtgaacccatgCCCGAATAACGTCTCGTCCACCAGGGTATACCTTGCGGAATTTCTTTTCACCTTCTTGGCCTCTTCTGGCTCCGCTGGGAGGATCCCATCTGCAAGGTAGCGTCTGTAGGGGGTCATCCCGGTGTCTCTTTCTTCAAGGGCGCACACTTGCATGAGGTCCCCTTCTGTGGGCGAGGCCGAGTAGACACTTACGCTAGTGGCCCTCGCCGtttcctgagtcaaagaccgaTGACTCTCCGGCTTTCCCTTAGATGCACtgatctggaggacatccactcTGTTATCTGCCACAAACTTTTGAGGCGCCTTGAGGGTCTCTTGGATgaccgtcctctgccttcccccttgcctgagctggccagcttggcgagcaggtcagcacGGGCATTTTGTTCTCTTGGGACGTGCACCAACTCAAATGCCACGAACGCTCCCTTCAGCACCTAGACGCACTTCAAATACGcagccatctgcgggtcctttgCTTGATACTCCCCGGTCACATGCCCCGTGACCAGTAGCGAGTCACTCTTCGCTAAGAGGctttgcgcgcccatctccttggctagaagcattcctgcgatcagggcctcatactctgcctggttgttgcttgccttgaaggcgaatcGCAGGGCTTGCTCAATCAATACCCCGTTGGGCCCCTCCAAGACTATCCTAACGCCGGTTCCCTGTTGCTTCGAGGATCCGTCTACTGACAACAGCCACTGGGAATCAAGCTCCACTTCCCGTGGGGCGCCTCCCGGTGATAGTTCTGTGACGAAGTCTACATGGATCTGTCCCTTGATGGATCCCCTGGGCTTGTATACTGTATCGAACTCTGATAGTTCCACCGCCTAGCaaaccatcctcccagctataTCTGGCTTCTGCAACAGtgtaaaactgtggaaatagtggcggagcctcctggaTGAGAACACCACTGCTAGGGCCGCTTTCTCCAAAGATTGATACCTCGTAGAAACTTAGGAAAACTGGGAAACTAATCGGTGAAAATGAGCAAAACCACGAACAAACGGTGAAATTGAACGAAACTTCAAAGACGAACGGTGAATCTTGCAAGATTCTTGAAAAACCTCCACAGAGCTCGCTACTGAACCTCCAACAACTTGCGGTGGGACAATCGTTTTAgaacgggccccacggtgggcgccaaatgttcctgtcgGTTCACCAGATCGCGCTTCGTGCGCAGCTAAGACTCGCGTATCAAGGACTCCTTCGTCTTTGTTCCAGTTCACCACCCTTCATCGCCGTAAGCACCTAAAAtagagagaacaaagggcgccctcgcggccgtttgcactccgacgctcaagtcagtaaggcagtaaacaccgtgcacctccgtatcggaacactgTGACTCAGGTGTTCTGAAGGTGTGTAACCGTTTTCTAACTAACTTGTCTCTGGTGCTCAAATCACTCGTGCCTACAAGGTGTAAGCTAGCAAAATGATTCGAGTGTgtgtaaaaatgtaaaaaatgtaCCTCTATAAGCTTTcagaaaagcttatataccttgggtttcagtgctACTGCCACGTGTCACTTATGACTTAAGCGCAACTTCACGTGAAATGTCTTacgacgctgtaacccaacttagggaaatcccagcgCGTAAGTCTTCCCTCCTCGAAGTACATCCGGCGCAGGGgatgactacctgggtgccaactcatgcaccccagcctctagtcactcgccctgggagtatctcagccttcctctcgcaccatgCACGTAAATTACCCCTGGGACGAGGCCCTCTCCCGGGTCGTGTCTGTCCCAGCGATTCTCCAAAGGTGGCGTGGATTGCCACGTCCCTACACCTCATGCAtgggtacttcacaagtcaggtCACTCCCTGCTGgtactgggaatatggccttgaagccacctttctcttctctttattgttGTTCTGAGGTACCGAGGCCTAAAGCCTCCACGCCCGAACCATGGCCTCTAACTgtgccgccccctccacggtcttccctacccatgggtatcggggggtggcacCATCTGGGCCAAAGCACGCTCTTAGAACAACGGGTCACACCTTTAAGGTGGGCGACGCCTAAACCTGCCGACGCCCAAAGCTGGCGACGCTCATACCTGGAGACACCCCTGCCTGGCGACGCCCGAGGCGGTCAATACTAACTTTCCTCCTTGGAGCCCCTTGGTGGGTCCCATCgtatgtttgactttggtccacgcccgaggacgggtcggtacaggtaccatcaatgttattggtaaCAATGATACTGATGGTACACTCATTGTTATTGCTGGCAAtgatactgatggtaccatctgtgttattggtgggaatcatactgatggtaccatcagtgttattggtgggaataatattcATGGTACCATCAATTTTATTCCTAGCAAtcatactgatggtaccatcagtgttattgctGGCAATAATcctaatggtaccatcaatgttattggtgggaataatactgatggtaccatgtgtgttattggtgggaatataACTGATAGTACCATCAGGGTTactggtgggaataatactgatggtaccatcagtgttattagtgcgaataatactgatggtaccatcagtgttgttggtgggaataatactgatggtaccatcagtgttattggtggaaaTAAGagtaatggtaccatcagtgttattgatGGGAATAATAcaaatggtaccatcagtgttattggtgggaataatactgattgtaccacgagtgttattggtgggaataatactgattgtaccatcagtgttatttgtgggactaatactgatggtaccatcaattttattggtgggaataataatGATGCTACCATCAATGTtgttggtgggaataatactaatGCTACCATCATTGTtgttggtgggaataatactaatcgcaccatcaatgttattggtgggaataatacagACGGTACCACCAGTATTATTGGTGGGGATAATATTGATCGTAGCATCAGTGTTATTGCTaggaataatattgatggtccCATCTATGTTATTGCTGGCAATAATCCTAATGGTatcatcaatgttattggtggcaataatccttatggtaccatcagtgttattggtcggaataatactgattgtaccatgagtgttattggtgggaataatactgattgtaccatcagtgttattggtgggactaatactgatggtaccatcagtgttattggtgggaataataatGATGCTACCATCAATGTtgttggtgggaataatacggatgctaccatcagtgttgttggtgggaataatattaATCgcaccatcaatgttattggtgggaataatacagACAGTACCACC from Phaseolus vulgaris cultivar G19833 chromosome 1, P. vulgaris v2.0, whole genome shotgun sequence carries:
- the LOC137815503 gene encoding uncharacterized protein produces the protein MEMAPECKFPKYGKAMGCTINVIGNNDTDGTLIVIAGNDTDGTICVIGGNHTDGTISVIGGNNIHGTINFIPSNHTDGTISVIAGNNPNGTINVIGGNNTDGTMCVIGGNITDSTIRVTGGNNTDGTISVISANNTDGTISVVGGNNTDGTISVIGGNKSNGTISVIDGNNTNGTISVIGGNNTDCTTSVIGGNNTDCTISVICGTNTDGTINFIGGNNNDATINVVGGNNTNATIIVVGGNNTNRTINVIGGNNTDGTTSIIGGDNIDRSISVIARNNIDGPIYVIAGNNPNGIINVIGGNNPYGTISVIGRNNTDYSTTSIIGGDNIDGSISVIAMNNTDGPIYVIAGNNPNGTINVIGGNNPYGTISVIGGNNTDCTISVVGGNNTNCTISVIGCNDTDGTISEIDEYNIDGTISVISGNDTDGTISVIG
- the LOC137815502 gene encoding uncharacterized protein; the protein is MKYLIVAIEYFTKWIEAEPVAQITAQKVQHFVWKNIVCRFGVLRRLVSDNCTQFASQQLRKLCAEVRIKQVFVPRIVWAYQTTPQTSTMEMPFSLVYRSDAMIPVEIHESSPRFQNFVAEESNEERRVNLDLLDEDREEARIKAEAVKRRVERQYNSKVRPRHFQVADLVMRKAHPYELENKLSPKGNGSYSLETLEGGPIPRTWNATNLNNNTDGTIIVIDSNNTDSNNTDSSISVIGSNNTDGTISVIRSNNTEATIVIGGNNTDGTISVIGANNPNGNISVIGGNNIDHTISVICGNSTDGTIINTDATISVIGGNDIDATISVIGGNDTDGTITVIGGNHTDRTIIVIGGNNTNGTNCLIGSNNTDGTIIVNDSNNIDGSISVIGSNNTDGTISVIHSNNTEGNISVICYCTISFNCCINTNGTINVIGGNNIDGTISVIGGNNTDGSISVMCGNNTDGTMSVIGGNNYDVAISVIGRKNSDGNISVIGGNNTNGTISVIDGNNTHGTISFIGGKITDGTISVTGENNIDGTITVIGGNNTDGTICGIGGNITDGTISVIRGNITDGTISVIGRNNIDGTIRVIGGNNTDGTMSVIGGNNYDGTISVIGGNNTDGTICVMGGNITYATISVIGGNNPDCTINFIGGNNTDGTITVTGGNNTDGTICVIGGNITDGTISVIGGNITDGTFSVIGGNNIDGTIRVIVGNNSDGTMTVIGGNNYDGTISVIGRKNTDGTISFSGKNNTDCTINVIGGNITDSTMSVIGGNNIDSTISVIVPLVLIVVLILMVPSMLLLVIILMEP